The Luteimonas sp. YGD11-2 genome has a window encoding:
- a CDS encoding type II secretion system protein GspK has translation MTRASAGRHARGAALLLVLWLIALLAALVGAFALTARTEHLQGRVLHRGVVASEAARAGLEYAVARVIDTTPEGRWLPDGRDYAWRFHDAALTLRIVDETGKVDLNVAQPPLLAGLLQAAGAEADMAEQLAGAIADWRDTDDLGQPSGAAEDPQYAAAGLPYGAKDAPFEDVGELQQVLGMTPALYVAVAPHVTVHSGLPSPDPRFAGALVLQAMGLDPQPVLEQRTQLSGITPPPDLLGAGTGTYSIDSHARLADGREAVLRAVVRVGGGAPGTAYTPLFWNEGVSVSEPQSSP, from the coding sequence GTGACGCGGGCATCCGCGGGTCGACATGCACGTGGCGCGGCGCTGCTGCTGGTGCTGTGGCTGATCGCGCTGCTGGCCGCACTGGTCGGGGCATTCGCGCTGACCGCACGCACCGAACATCTGCAGGGCCGCGTACTCCACCGCGGCGTGGTGGCCAGCGAAGCGGCGCGTGCCGGGCTGGAGTACGCCGTTGCGCGGGTCATCGACACCACGCCGGAAGGGCGCTGGCTGCCCGACGGCCGCGACTACGCATGGCGTTTCCACGATGCCGCGCTGACCCTGCGCATCGTCGACGAGACCGGCAAGGTCGACCTCAATGTCGCCCAGCCTCCGTTGCTTGCCGGGCTGCTGCAGGCGGCCGGTGCCGAGGCGGACATGGCGGAGCAGCTGGCAGGCGCCATCGCCGACTGGCGCGACACCGATGACCTCGGCCAGCCCTCCGGCGCCGCGGAGGATCCGCAGTACGCCGCGGCCGGCCTGCCCTACGGTGCCAAGGACGCACCGTTCGAGGACGTCGGCGAACTGCAGCAGGTGCTGGGCATGACCCCCGCGCTGTACGTCGCGGTCGCGCCGCACGTCACGGTCCATAGCGGGCTGCCATCGCCGGACCCGCGGTTCGCCGGCGCGCTGGTGCTGCAGGCCATGGGTCTCGACCCGCAGCCGGTGCTGGAGCAACGCACGCAACTGTCTGGAATCACCCCGCCGCCGGACCTGCTGGGCGCCGGAACCGGCACGTATAGTATCGACAGCCATGCCCGCCTCGCCGATGGTCGCGAGGCGGTGCTGCGGGCGGTGGTGCGGGTCGGCGGGGGGGCGCCGGGCACCGCCTATACGCCACTGTTCTGGAACGAAGGAGTGTCCGTATCCGAGCCGCAGTCCAGTCCCTGA
- a CDS encoding prepilin-type N-terminal cleavage/methylation domain-containing protein, which produces MSAQRGFTLIEILLATVLLAAGLALGFATLRAATATVERGETLARDSERMRAVSTFLRGRLTAALPMAFGQDEQTGAPLRFVGEADRMRFVSQLPDYLGRGGPALHDVGVERSRDGLRLVVSFASVVGGSTFEERPARAPEPLADGLEAVRFAYRGLDANGEPTAWLERWGGADELPLQVRVEITGRNGATWPTLLVALPQGSGRMQDPAGLVP; this is translated from the coding sequence ATATCTGCTCAGCGGGGCTTCACCCTGATCGAGATCCTGCTGGCCACCGTGCTGCTGGCGGCCGGGCTCGCGCTGGGGTTTGCCACGTTGCGCGCGGCCACCGCCACCGTCGAACGCGGCGAGACGCTGGCGCGCGACAGCGAGCGCATGCGTGCGGTCAGCACCTTCCTGCGCGGACGCCTGACCGCGGCGTTGCCGATGGCGTTCGGCCAGGACGAACAGACCGGCGCGCCGCTGCGCTTCGTCGGCGAGGCCGACCGCATGCGGTTCGTCTCGCAGCTTCCGGACTACCTCGGACGCGGCGGGCCGGCCCTGCACGATGTCGGTGTCGAACGCAGCCGCGACGGGCTGCGCCTGGTGGTCTCGTTTGCCAGCGTGGTCGGCGGCAGCACCTTCGAGGAACGTCCCGCACGCGCGCCGGAGCCACTGGCGGACGGACTGGAGGCGGTGCGCTTTGCCTATCGCGGCCTGGATGCCAACGGCGAACCGACCGCGTGGCTGGAGCGCTGGGGCGGTGCCGACGAGCTGCCGCTGCAGGTGCGGGTGGAGATCACCGGCAGGAACGGCGCAACGTGGCCGACGCTGCTGGTGGCGCTGCCACAGGGCAGTGGCCGCATGCAGGATCCCGCGGGCCTGGTGCCGTGA
- a CDS encoding prepilin-type N-terminal cleavage/methylation domain-containing protein, with protein sequence MRGYTLLEVLVAFAVLALALTLLLGTLSGGTRQVRWSADAGRAALHAQSLLADVGVGTVLEAGRRDGVFDDGRYRWSLEVSPWVEPSLPPPAVVDPFAPQLLSLQLTVLWGEGGPRERLQLHSLRLVQADAIAGPLP encoded by the coding sequence ATGCGCGGCTACACCCTGCTCGAGGTGCTGGTCGCGTTCGCGGTGCTGGCACTGGCGCTGACCCTGCTGCTCGGCACGCTGTCGGGCGGTACGCGGCAGGTGCGCTGGTCGGCCGATGCGGGTCGTGCGGCGTTGCATGCGCAATCGCTGCTGGCCGATGTCGGCGTCGGTACGGTGCTCGAGGCCGGTCGTCGTGACGGCGTGTTCGACGATGGGCGTTACCGCTGGTCGCTCGAGGTCTCGCCATGGGTGGAACCAAGCCTGCCACCGCCGGCCGTGGTCGATCCCTTTGCGCCGCAGCTGCTGTCGCTGCAGCTCACCGTGCTGTGGGGCGAGGGTGGCCCGCGCGAACGCCTGCAGCTGCATTCGTTGCGGCTGGTGCAGGCCGATGCCATTGCCGGGCCGCTGCCATGA
- a CDS encoding GspH/FimT family pseudopilin: MAAAHRAWPSRSRGFSLIEVLVVVALIAAAGVLAVGVFGNGFERLRLRSAVNEVAGNLRHTRALAIATGQPQRFVVVPQERTWRAAGDRDGRLPEQLTVEFTGAREVQPRDGEGAIVFFADGASTGGRVALVTGNARWHVDVAWLTGEVRVHRGGVTP, encoded by the coding sequence ATGGCGGCGGCGCACCGGGCGTGGCCGTCGCGTTCGCGCGGGTTCTCGCTGATCGAGGTGCTGGTGGTGGTGGCGTTGATCGCCGCCGCCGGTGTGCTGGCGGTCGGCGTGTTCGGCAATGGCTTCGAACGCCTGCGGCTGCGCTCGGCGGTCAACGAGGTCGCCGGCAACCTGCGCCACACCCGTGCACTGGCGATCGCCACCGGCCAGCCGCAGCGATTCGTGGTGGTGCCGCAGGAGCGTACCTGGCGTGCCGCCGGCGATCGTGATGGCCGCTTGCCGGAGCAGCTCACGGTCGAGTTCACCGGCGCACGCGAAGTGCAGCCGCGCGACGGCGAAGGCGCGATCGTGTTCTTCGCCGACGGCGCATCCACCGGTGGCCGCGTCGCGCTGGTGACCGGCAACGCGCGCTGGCATGTCGACGTGGCCTGGCTGACCGGCGAGGTGCGCGTGCACCGCGGTGGGGTGACGCCATGA
- the gspG gene encoding type II secretion system major pseudopilin GspG, with protein MSAQRGFSLIEIILVVVLIGGIVAFAATRILGGGDRARVNLARAQVQTLVEKVDSYRMDTGRLPNALGDLVTQPGDAAGWLGPYARASELNDPWGTPFEFRVPGEGRPFEIVSYGADRSPGGDSVNADIRSE; from the coding sequence ATGTCCGCGCAGCGCGGTTTCAGCCTGATCGAGATCATCCTGGTGGTGGTGCTGATCGGCGGCATCGTGGCGTTCGCCGCCACCCGCATCCTCGGCGGCGGCGACCGTGCGCGGGTCAACCTTGCGCGCGCGCAGGTGCAGACGCTGGTGGAAAAGGTCGACAGCTACCGCATGGATACCGGCCGCCTGCCGAATGCACTCGGCGACCTGGTCACCCAGCCCGGCGACGCCGCCGGCTGGCTTGGTCCGTACGCACGCGCGTCCGAACTCAACGACCCCTGGGGCACGCCGTTCGAGTTCCGCGTGCCCGGCGAAGGCAGGCCGTTCGAGATCGTGAGCTACGGTGCCGACCGCAGCCCGGGCGGCGACAGCGTCAACGCCGACATCCGCAGCGAGTGA
- a CDS encoding type II secretion system F family protein, giving the protein MTLYRYKALNARGELLDGQMEAASEQEVALRLQEQGHLPVEARPASEGGGDGAWKTLFRPKPFGGQRLVQFTQQLATLLAAGQPLDRALTILLDLPEDAAARRTLVDVRDAVRGGSPLSTALERQHGTFSRLYVNMIRAGEAGGSLHETLQRLADYLERSRALRGRVVNALIYPAILLVMVGGSLLFLLGYVVPQFAAMYESLDATLPLFTRIVLGIGEAVRDWWIVLLVLPSLALWWLDRRLRLPAFRLRFDERLLGVRVAGPLVARLETARLTRTLGTLLRNGVPLMGALGIGRNVLGNRALAADVAAAAEEVKGGTGLATALARSKRFPRLAVQMIQVGEESGALDTMLLKTADTFEQETAQALDRMLAALVPVITMALALIVMVVILAVLVPIYDLTNVMG; this is encoded by the coding sequence ATGACCCTCTACCGCTACAAGGCGCTCAACGCGCGCGGGGAACTGCTCGACGGCCAGATGGAGGCCGCCAGCGAGCAGGAGGTCGCGCTGCGCCTGCAGGAGCAGGGGCATCTTCCGGTCGAGGCGCGGCCGGCCAGCGAAGGCGGTGGCGACGGTGCGTGGAAGACATTGTTCAGACCGAAGCCTTTCGGTGGCCAGCGGCTGGTGCAGTTCACCCAGCAGCTGGCGACATTGCTTGCGGCCGGGCAGCCGCTGGATCGCGCGCTGACCATCCTGCTCGACCTGCCGGAGGATGCCGCGGCGCGGCGCACGCTGGTCGACGTGCGTGATGCGGTGCGCGGTGGCAGCCCGCTGTCGACCGCGCTCGAGCGCCAGCACGGCACGTTCTCGCGGCTGTACGTGAACATGATCCGCGCCGGCGAGGCCGGTGGCAGCCTGCACGAAACGCTGCAGCGCCTGGCCGACTATCTGGAACGCAGCCGAGCGTTGCGCGGACGGGTGGTCAACGCGTTGATCTATCCGGCGATCCTGCTGGTGATGGTCGGCGGCTCGCTGCTGTTCCTGCTCGGCTACGTGGTGCCGCAGTTCGCGGCGATGTACGAAAGCCTCGATGCCACGCTGCCGTTGTTCACCCGCATCGTGCTCGGCATCGGCGAGGCGGTGCGCGACTGGTGGATCGTGCTGCTGGTGCTGCCATCGCTGGCGCTGTGGTGGCTGGACCGGCGCCTGCGCCTTCCGGCATTCCGCCTGCGCTTCGATGAGCGCCTGCTGGGTGTGCGCGTTGCCGGGCCGCTGGTGGCGCGGCTGGAAACCGCACGGCTGACGCGCACGCTGGGCACGCTGTTGCGCAACGGGGTGCCGTTGATGGGTGCGCTGGGCATCGGCCGCAACGTGCTGGGCAATCGCGCACTCGCCGCCGACGTCGCGGCAGCCGCGGAAGAGGTGAAGGGCGGGACGGGGCTTGCCACCGCGCTCGCACGCAGCAAGCGCTTCCCGCGGCTGGCGGTGCAGATGATCCAGGTCGGCGAGGAATCCGGCGCGCTGGATACCATGCTGCTCAAGACCGCCGACACCTTCGAACAGGAAACCGCGCAGGCGCTGGACCGGATGCTGGCCGCGCTGGTGCCGGTGATCACCATGGCACTGGCGCTCATCGTGATGGTCGTCATCCTCGCCGTGCTGGTCCCGATCTACGATCTCACCAACGTCATGGGCTGA
- a CDS encoding GIY-YIG nuclease family protein: MDRLPAVYILGSGRNGTLYIGVTRDLVARIWQHREHVVDGFTRKYDVTRLLWYDVAETMEAAIRREKQLKKWNRDWKVRLIETQNPYWNDLWPTISDTVPKTLDSRLRGNDGQGPGHGNDEQGQDHRDDRQES, from the coding sequence ATGGACAGACTTCCGGCGGTCTACATCCTGGGTAGTGGCCGCAACGGCACGCTGTACATCGGCGTGACCCGCGACCTGGTTGCGCGGATCTGGCAGCACCGCGAGCACGTTGTGGATGGATTCACCCGCAAGTACGACGTCACGCGATTGCTCTGGTACGACGTCGCGGAGACTATGGAAGCCGCGATCCGGCGCGAGAAGCAACTGAAGAAGTGGAACAGGGACTGGAAGGTTCGCCTGATCGAAACGCAGAACCCGTACTGGAATGACTTGTGGCCGACAATCTCGGATACCGTGCCGAAGACGCTGGATTCCCGCCTTCGCGGGAATGACGGGCAAGGGCCTGGGCACGGGAACGACGAGCAAGGACAGGACCACAGGGATGACAGGCAAGAGTCTTAG
- the gspE gene encoding type II secretion system ATPase GspE, which translates to MNAVSMDTGGTAAAPDNEGRIVAALVARGRLKEADLARARRVHDESGGSLLGLLGRLGLVSERDHAETCAEVLELPLLAARELPDTPPEPLEGSQPLALRFLKEFHLCPLGERDGRLELLMADPWDDYARQAVALATGSALAPVVGLRSEIADLVERWHGQGRSAMGTIVESADGDGGADVDDVEHLRDLASGAPVIRLVNLVIQRAVELRASDIHIEPFESRLKVRYRVDGVLIDGESPPVNLTAAVISRIKIMARLNIAERRLPQDGRIMLRVQGKELDLRVSTVPTAHGESVVMRLLDRETVVLDFHRLGFTDEFLPQFQQVLEQPHGILLVTGPTGSGKTTTLYTALSKLNTADVKIITVEDPVEYQIEGINQIQAKPAIGLDFANALRSIVRQDPDIIMIGEMRDLETARIAIQSALTGHLVLSTLHTNNAAGGITRLLDMGVEDYLLTSTVNGILAQRLVRRLEPTHAESYPASPEEIEKFDLRRFQPEGEIRLYRPRASAIAPTGYLGRTTIVEFLVMNDELRRAVMRHAGMGELERIARDAGMQTMYEDGIRKALAGETTIEEVLRVTEDA; encoded by the coding sequence GTGAACGCGGTATCCATGGACACGGGCGGGACGGCGGCCGCGCCCGACAACGAGGGCCGCATCGTGGCCGCACTGGTCGCACGCGGTCGCCTCAAGGAAGCGGACCTCGCCCGCGCGCGCCGCGTGCACGACGAATCCGGTGGCAGCCTGCTGGGCCTGCTCGGAAGGCTCGGGCTGGTCTCCGAGCGCGACCATGCCGAGACCTGCGCCGAGGTGCTCGAACTGCCGCTGCTTGCCGCACGCGAACTGCCGGATACCCCGCCCGAGCCGCTGGAAGGCAGCCAGCCGCTGGCGCTGCGCTTCCTCAAGGAATTCCACCTCTGTCCGCTCGGCGAGCGCGACGGCCGCCTCGAACTGCTGATGGCCGACCCCTGGGACGACTACGCGCGCCAGGCGGTGGCGCTGGCCACCGGCAGTGCGCTGGCCCCGGTGGTCGGGCTGCGTTCGGAAATCGCCGACCTCGTCGAGCGCTGGCACGGGCAGGGGCGCAGCGCGATGGGCACGATCGTCGAATCCGCCGATGGCGACGGCGGTGCCGATGTCGACGACGTCGAACACCTGCGCGATCTCGCGTCCGGCGCGCCGGTGATCCGGCTGGTGAACCTGGTGATCCAGCGTGCCGTCGAACTGCGTGCCTCCGACATCCACATCGAACCGTTCGAGAGCCGGCTGAAAGTCCGCTACCGCGTCGACGGCGTGCTGATCGATGGCGAGAGTCCGCCGGTCAACCTGACCGCGGCGGTGATCAGCCGCATCAAGATCATGGCGCGGCTCAATATCGCCGAGCGCCGGCTGCCGCAGGACGGCCGCATCATGCTGCGCGTGCAGGGCAAGGAACTCGATCTGCGCGTGTCGACCGTGCCCACCGCGCACGGCGAAAGCGTGGTGATGCGCCTGCTCGACCGCGAGACCGTGGTGCTGGACTTCCACCGGCTCGGCTTCACCGACGAGTTCCTGCCGCAGTTCCAGCAGGTGCTCGAGCAGCCGCACGGCATCCTGCTGGTCACCGGCCCGACCGGCTCGGGCAAGACCACCACGCTGTACACCGCGCTGTCGAAACTCAACACCGCCGACGTCAAGATCATCACCGTCGAGGACCCGGTCGAATACCAGATCGAGGGCATCAACCAGATCCAGGCGAAACCGGCCATCGGCCTCGACTTCGCCAATGCGCTGCGTTCGATCGTGCGGCAGGACCCGGACATCATCATGATCGGCGAGATGCGCGATCTGGAGACCGCGCGCATCGCGATCCAGTCGGCACTGACCGGGCATCTGGTCCTGAGCACGCTGCACACCAACAACGCCGCCGGCGGGATCACCCGCCTGCTCGACATGGGTGTCGAGGACTACCTGCTGACCTCCACCGTCAACGGCATCCTCGCCCAGCGGCTGGTGCGGCGGCTGGAGCCGACGCATGCCGAGAGCTACCCGGCGAGCCCGGAGGAGATCGAAAAGTTCGACCTGCGCCGCTTCCAGCCGGAGGGCGAGATCCGCCTGTACCGTCCGCGCGCCTCGGCGATCGCGCCGACCGGCTACCTCGGCCGAACCACCATCGTCGAGTTCCTGGTGATGAACGACGAACTCCGCCGCGCGGTGATGCGCCACGCCGGCATGGGCGAACTCGAGCGCATCGCCCGCGATGCCGGCATGCAGACGATGTACGAGGACGGCATCCGCAAGGCGCTGGCCGGCGAAACCACCATCGAGGAAGTGCTGCGGGTGACCGAGGATGCGTGA
- a CDS encoding oxidoreductase-like domain-containing protein, translating to MPDSAPDPRPLAPEPPLPSDCCESGCSVCVYDSYAEELDDYRRRLAAWKQRNPDAAD from the coding sequence ATGCCTGATTCCGCCCCGGATCCGCGCCCGCTGGCGCCGGAACCACCACTGCCGAGCGACTGCTGCGAAAGCGGCTGCAGCGTCTGCGTGTACGACAGCTACGCCGAGGAGCTGGACGACTACCGGCGGCGGCTGGCGGCCTGGAAACAGCGCAACCCCGACGCCGCGGACTGA
- a CDS encoding NAD(P)-dependent alcohol dehydrogenase: protein MRTPAYAAPSADEPLAPFTVERREPRAHEVLIDILYCGVCHSDIHQVRDEWGGSIFPMVPGHEIVGRVSRAGEGATKFAVGDLVGVGCFVDSCRSCEPCRAGEEQYCREGMTGTYNSRERDSGEPTYGGYSTRIVVDENYVVRIPDGIPPERAAPLLCAGITTYSPLRHFGVKAGDEVAVVGLGGLGHMAVKLARAMGARVTVLSTSESKRQDAMALGATGFLSTRERSMFREHAGTFDFIIDTVSAQHDYNAYLNLLKIDGTMVLLGIPDPTPLSAFPLVAGRRRLAGSMIGGIRETQEMLDFCAEHGVAADVEMIDIADINTAYERMLKGDVRYRFVIDTASLADA, encoded by the coding sequence ATGCGCACTCCCGCCTATGCCGCGCCGTCAGCCGACGAGCCGCTGGCCCCGTTCACCGTCGAGCGCCGCGAACCGCGCGCGCACGAGGTCCTGATCGACATCCTCTACTGCGGTGTCTGCCATTCCGACATCCACCAGGTCCGCGACGAATGGGGTGGATCGATCTTTCCGATGGTGCCGGGCCACGAGATCGTCGGCCGCGTCAGCCGTGCCGGCGAAGGCGCGACGAAGTTCGCGGTCGGTGACCTGGTGGGCGTGGGCTGTTTCGTCGATTCCTGCCGCAGCTGCGAGCCGTGCCGTGCCGGCGAGGAACAGTACTGCCGCGAAGGCATGACCGGCACCTACAACAGCCGCGAGCGCGACAGCGGCGAGCCGACCTACGGCGGCTATTCGACGCGGATCGTGGTCGACGAGAACTACGTGGTGCGGATTCCGGACGGCATCCCGCCCGAGCGTGCCGCGCCGCTGCTGTGCGCCGGCATCACCACCTATTCGCCGCTGCGCCACTTCGGCGTCAAGGCCGGCGACGAGGTCGCCGTGGTCGGCCTGGGCGGGCTCGGCCATATGGCGGTCAAGCTGGCGCGGGCGATGGGCGCACGGGTGACCGTGCTCAGCACCTCGGAATCCAAGCGCCAGGACGCGATGGCGCTGGGTGCGACGGGCTTCCTGTCCACCCGCGAGCGCAGCATGTTCCGCGAACATGCCGGCACCTTCGACTTCATCATCGACACGGTGTCGGCGCAGCACGACTACAACGCGTATCTCAACCTGCTGAAGATCGACGGCACCATGGTGCTGCTGGGCATTCCCGACCCGACCCCCCTGAGCGCCTTCCCGCTGGTGGCCGGACGCCGCCGCCTGGCGGGTTCCATGATCGGCGGCATCCGCGAAACCCAGGAGATGCTCGACTTCTGTGCCGAGCACGGCGTGGCCGCGGACGTGGAGATGATCGACATCGCCGACATCAACACCGCCTACGAGCGCATGCTCAAGGGCGACGTGCGCTACCGCTTCGTGATCGATACGGCCTCGCTCGCCGACGCCTGA
- a CDS encoding host attachment family protein yields MKIPARTLVVVADGGGARVFRNVGDEQYLMLKQEELLELMNMNDDGPAGSMPTESSGEAIDEATFAKQLAQNLNAGALKHRYDHLVLMADPQTLGQMRPLLHKETTARMLAEIGKNLTNVPLEDIERALQNGKAQGA; encoded by the coding sequence ATGAAGATTCCGGCCCGTACCCTGGTGGTGGTTGCAGATGGCGGCGGCGCGCGTGTGTTCCGCAACGTCGGCGACGAGCAGTACCTGATGCTCAAGCAGGAGGAACTGCTCGAGCTGATGAACATGAACGATGACGGCCCGGCGGGCAGCATGCCCACCGAATCCAGCGGCGAGGCCATCGACGAGGCCACCTTCGCCAAGCAGCTGGCGCAGAACCTCAATGCCGGCGCGCTCAAGCACAGGTATGACCACCTGGTGCTGATGGCGGATCCGCAGACGCTGGGACAGATGCGCCCGCTGCTGCACAAGGAAACCACCGCGCGGATGCTGGCCGAGATCGGCAAGAACCTCACCAACGTGCCGCTGGAGGACATCGAGCGCGCGCTGCAGAACGGCAAGGCCCAGGGCGCCTGA
- a CDS encoding thioredoxin family protein: protein MTHDYLPETLTRADADALAGVTVLDFGTGWCGHCQMAMPLVDAAVRACNGAVRHIRIEDGRGRPLGRSYRVKLWPTLVVLRDGEEVARVVRPQERGEVEQALAAGAPAPGEA, encoded by the coding sequence ATGACCCATGACTATCTGCCGGAAACCCTCACCCGCGCCGATGCCGATGCACTTGCAGGGGTGACCGTGCTGGATTTCGGCACCGGCTGGTGCGGCCACTGCCAGATGGCCATGCCGCTGGTCGACGCGGCCGTCCGTGCCTGCAATGGCGCGGTCCGCCATATCCGCATCGAGGACGGGCGCGGCCGCCCGCTGGGGCGCAGCTACCGGGTCAAGCTGTGGCCGACGCTGGTGGTGCTGCGCGATGGCGAGGAAGTGGCACGCGTGGTGCGGCCGCAGGAACGTGGCGAAGTGGAACAGGCGCTGGCCGCCGGCGCCCCGGCACCCGGCGAGGCCTGA
- a CDS encoding FKBP-type peptidyl-prolyl cis-trans isomerase, whose translation MTVFPFRAALVAGCLAVLAACGGPPPYTGGDVASLERIDLRPGDGETARAGDTVTVHYSGWLYDGNAVDRRGAAFDSSRERGEPFEFTLGAGQVIRGWDEGVAGMRVGGQRELRIPAGLGYGQRGAGRAIPPGASLVFDVELLGVERP comes from the coding sequence ATGACCGTCTTCCCGTTCCGCGCCGCGCTCGTCGCCGGCTGCCTGGCCGTGCTGGCCGCCTGCGGCGGTCCGCCGCCCTACACCGGTGGCGACGTGGCGAGCCTTGAACGCATCGACCTGCGCCCCGGCGACGGCGAGACCGCACGTGCCGGCGACACGGTGACCGTGCACTACAGCGGCTGGCTGTACGACGGGAATGCCGTCGACCGCCGCGGCGCGGCCTTCGACAGTTCGCGCGAGCGCGGCGAACCCTTCGAATTCACCCTCGGCGCCGGCCAGGTGATCCGCGGCTGGGACGAGGGCGTGGCCGGAATGCGGGTGGGCGGCCAGCGCGAGCTGCGCATTCCGGCCGGACTCGGCTATGGCCAGCGCGGTGCCGGCCGGGCGATCCCGCCGGGCGCGTCGCTGGTGTTCGATGTCGAGCTGCTGGGCGTCGAGCGCCCCTGA